One region of Metallosphaera sedula DSM 5348 genomic DNA includes:
- a CDS encoding B12-binding domain-containing radical SAM protein yields the protein MPGWSVVLTSDRGSFTRFGPSSVLGYVACMPARLVPRFFMDRFFTPPIKDVDKEGRALYAPYALRKIEASLVTNGITDVAVVQPERLEKAVSHNTKIVGISVHDPRGLDPVTFKLALLFGGGKSWLEQFFDELGDTISRLKRRYNFKVIAGGPGAWELARDRPEWLDVLMLGEAEVTLPPLVKSMLRGESVPPLVKGRDPKVEEIPPILGPTRWGEVQVTRGCPRGCSFCSITPETFRTIPLDTIKKEVEVNLQGGIRNIDLITDDILLYGSSKLRVNHEAIVKLFTEVKGTGVDGLFWPHISAPAVKSSPRTVQAMADIAGYDFDRSVMPVVGLESGSLKILEKYMPAKAFPWTPREWSDVIMDATAIMNDNYIFPCYTMTIGYKEETDGDVQESIDLVQKIIDHDFMAWIFPLPVIPISTTRIKDNPFPALERLPSKYWDLLYIAWTYNMKVTRKLAPRLAGGKGVTGSIVRFMIDRIFSSIEWFFRDLKQSKGKKSLEFSNININNTVGTIRAILELGRLSFKGHES from the coding sequence ATGCCCGGATGGAGCGTAGTCTTAACCTCTGATCGCGGCTCGTTTACTAGGTTTGGGCCATCCAGCGTCTTGGGATACGTGGCGTGCATGCCGGCGAGGCTAGTCCCGAGGTTTTTCATGGATAGGTTCTTCACTCCCCCGATCAAGGATGTGGATAAGGAGGGGAGAGCCCTTTACGCGCCATATGCGCTAAGGAAAATTGAGGCCAGCCTAGTTACCAATGGGATAACTGATGTGGCAGTTGTCCAACCAGAGAGGCTGGAGAAGGCAGTCTCGCACAACACCAAGATCGTGGGAATATCGGTCCACGACCCTAGAGGCCTGGACCCCGTAACCTTCAAGTTGGCTCTTCTCTTTGGGGGAGGCAAATCGTGGCTGGAACAGTTCTTCGACGAACTCGGAGATACGATCTCGAGGTTAAAGAGAAGGTACAATTTCAAGGTCATTGCGGGTGGACCTGGGGCGTGGGAATTAGCTCGCGATAGACCCGAATGGTTGGATGTCCTTATGCTCGGAGAGGCAGAGGTCACCCTACCTCCCCTGGTGAAGTCCATGCTCAGGGGTGAAAGCGTACCTCCCCTGGTGAAGGGAAGAGATCCGAAGGTGGAGGAGATTCCCCCAATCCTGGGGCCAACTAGGTGGGGAGAGGTACAGGTGACTAGGGGATGTCCTAGAGGGTGCAGTTTCTGTTCCATCACTCCTGAGACCTTCAGAACAATCCCCCTAGATACCATCAAGAAGGAGGTTGAGGTCAACCTTCAGGGAGGTATAAGGAACATTGATCTCATCACAGATGACATTCTCCTTTACGGATCCTCGAAGCTGAGGGTGAACCATGAGGCCATCGTGAAGCTCTTCACAGAGGTGAAAGGCACGGGTGTGGATGGGCTATTCTGGCCCCATATCTCTGCCCCAGCTGTTAAGTCTAGTCCGAGGACTGTCCAGGCCATGGCAGATATCGCAGGGTATGACTTCGATAGGTCGGTAATGCCGGTGGTGGGACTGGAGAGCGGAAGCCTCAAGATCCTGGAAAAGTACATGCCAGCGAAGGCCTTCCCGTGGACTCCAAGGGAGTGGAGTGACGTTATCATGGACGCCACAGCAATCATGAACGACAACTACATCTTCCCGTGCTACACCATGACCATAGGTTACAAGGAGGAGACAGACGGCGACGTCCAGGAGAGCATTGACCTGGTTCAGAAGATAATAGACCACGATTTCATGGCGTGGATCTTCCCGCTACCCGTGATTCCCATCTCGACCACTAGGATAAAGGACAATCCCTTCCCTGCACTTGAGAGGTTACCCTCCAAGTACTGGGATCTCCTCTACATTGCGTGGACTTACAACATGAAGGTTACGAGAAAACTCGCTCCAAGGCTGGCTGGAGGCAAGGGAGTGACTGGGAGTATCGTGAGATTCATGATAGACAGAATATTCTCATCCATAGAGTGGTTCTTCAGGGACCTAAAGCAAAGCAAGGGAAAGAAGTCCCTGGAGTTCTCGAATATCAACATCAACAACACCGTGGGGACCATAAGGGCCATCCTGGAACTCGGCAGGCTATCCTTCAAGGGCCACGAAAGTTAG
- a CDS encoding dienelactone hydrolase family protein, protein MEEKVIKYSSFDGKEVEGFLVTGGNKAGIIVISEIWGITEYVRNVARRLAGLGFTALAPNLYSRDSEIFNERTISSVMRRFFSLPPEKRGDREALAKIVEGLTEQEKRIYQDLVVNRASTEDRMLKDLEHAFHYLKSLGLPKFGAIGFCMGGGLAFQLSTQVPLDATVVYYGRNPRTLEDIAKIKGPVLAHYAGEDSAINQGVPDMVRAMIQYKKELDMKIYPGTYHAFATEGGHVYNEAAAKDAWDRTVRFFTRVLG, encoded by the coding sequence ATGGAAGAAAAAGTAATTAAGTATTCTAGTTTTGATGGTAAAGAGGTAGAAGGTTTCCTCGTCACAGGAGGAAACAAGGCTGGAATCATTGTAATCTCCGAGATCTGGGGGATTACGGAGTATGTGAGGAACGTTGCTAGGCGTCTCGCAGGTCTAGGCTTCACTGCCCTGGCACCTAACCTGTACTCCAGGGATTCCGAGATCTTCAACGAGAGGACCATCTCCAGCGTCATGCGAAGGTTCTTCTCCCTGCCACCAGAGAAGAGGGGGGATAGGGAGGCCTTAGCCAAGATTGTTGAGGGACTAACAGAACAGGAGAAGAGGATCTACCAAGACCTTGTGGTCAATAGGGCCTCGACGGAGGACAGAATGTTAAAGGACCTAGAACACGCGTTTCATTACCTCAAGTCGCTCGGCCTCCCCAAGTTTGGCGCCATAGGGTTCTGTATGGGAGGAGGTCTAGCTTTCCAGCTCTCCACTCAGGTCCCCCTTGACGCCACAGTCGTGTATTACGGAAGAAATCCCAGAACGCTCGAGGACATAGCCAAGATCAAGGGGCCCGTTCTAGCTCATTACGCAGGTGAGGACTCTGCCATAAACCAGGGAGTCCCTGACATGGTGAGAGCCATGATCCAGTACAAGAAGGAACTGGACATGAAGATATACCCTGGAACATATCACGCCTTTGCCACTGAAGGGGGACATGTTTACAACGAGGCTGCTGCGAAGGATGCATGGGATAGAACCGTCAGATTCTTCACCAGGGTTCTGGGGTGA
- a CDS encoding ABC transporter ATP-binding protein produces the protein MTVELVELVKVYGTKRVLDGVTEKIESGEFFVILGPSGEGKSTLLRIMAGIEKPDKGKILVDGVDVTNKPPEKRNVAMVFQNYALYPNMTVRDNIAFPLKMKGMKKEEIQESVEKVAGLLGISEILDKKVTKISGGQQQRVAIARAIVRNPSYYLLDEPLSNLDARMRTVARGELKRIQKELKGTFIYVTHDQKEALSLADRVAVLHAGKFEQVSKPKDLYDYPRTKWVAEFIGDFPMNFVPGEILGEKAEEVGFRPEWVNVGKGELTCSVESVEAVGDSRYLICVFKGYGITILSEEYYDVGDEVKFEITQYRQFKDGQLVEE, from the coding sequence ATGACCGTAGAGCTAGTTGAGCTTGTGAAGGTTTACGGGACCAAGAGAGTCCTAGACGGTGTGACAGAGAAGATAGAGAGCGGTGAGTTCTTCGTGATTCTTGGTCCCAGCGGAGAGGGGAAGTCCACTCTCCTTAGGATCATGGCAGGAATAGAGAAGCCCGACAAGGGTAAGATACTCGTGGATGGAGTCGACGTAACTAACAAGCCTCCAGAGAAAAGGAACGTGGCAATGGTCTTTCAAAATTACGCACTCTATCCCAACATGACTGTGAGGGATAACATAGCCTTCCCGCTCAAGATGAAGGGAATGAAAAAAGAGGAGATCCAGGAAAGTGTTGAGAAGGTTGCAGGTCTTCTAGGAATATCCGAAATTCTAGATAAAAAGGTCACGAAGATAAGTGGAGGTCAACAACAGAGGGTGGCTATAGCTAGGGCAATTGTGAGGAACCCGTCTTACTACCTTCTGGATGAGCCTCTCAGTAACTTGGACGCTAGGATGAGAACTGTGGCCAGAGGTGAGCTCAAAAGAATTCAGAAGGAGTTGAAGGGTACGTTCATTTACGTGACACATGATCAGAAGGAGGCTCTCAGTTTGGCTGATAGGGTTGCAGTTCTTCATGCAGGGAAGTTTGAACAGGTAAGTAAACCCAAGGACTTGTATGACTATCCCAGAACTAAGTGGGTTGCCGAATTCATAGGAGACTTCCCCATGAATTTCGTTCCAGGGGAAATACTGGGAGAGAAGGCCGAGGAAGTAGGGTTCAGACCAGAGTGGGTCAATGTGGGGAAGGGGGAGCTAACATGTTCCGTGGAGTCGGTGGAGGCAGTGGGAGATTCCAGGTACCTCATCTGCGTTTTCAAGGGGTATGGCATAACGATCCTCTCCGAGGAATACTATGACGTGGGCGATGAGGTCAAGTTTGAGATAACGCAGTATAGACAGTTTAAGGATGGACAGCTGGTAGAAGAATAA
- a CDS encoding carbohydrate ABC transporter permease — MKWSYIGAIVVGAYFLFPLYVLFLLAFNSPTITILARYPALLPISLTLNNLVVSLQGSAFIDPLVKSLETATLVGVITLVLAVPAGYGLSRLPRAIAYPFLVLLLVTNMMPAIVIGIPIAVEFIKLHLFESVEGLALAQTLITLPLATFILQGTFSSIPSDLENQARVDGAGLLRRLFSILLPIAAPGIAAAFLISWMFSWDEFTYAILLIPYHSTLPVTIYSDVTRGNLLAGVAFSLVFTIPVIVLTFALQKYLRGEYLAGGIKA; from the coding sequence ATGAAGTGGTCCTACATAGGTGCAATTGTGGTGGGCGCATATTTCCTGTTTCCACTCTATGTCCTTTTCCTGTTGGCCTTCAATTCGCCAACCATCACTATACTGGCAAGGTATCCTGCTCTCCTACCTATCTCATTAACGTTGAATAACCTGGTTGTGTCCCTGCAAGGTTCAGCGTTCATAGACCCCTTGGTAAAGAGCCTAGAAACTGCCACCCTGGTTGGGGTGATTACCCTAGTACTCGCAGTTCCAGCAGGTTACGGTCTCAGCAGGCTTCCTAGAGCTATTGCCTACCCCTTCTTAGTTCTCCTTCTTGTGACAAATATGATGCCAGCTATCGTTATTGGGATTCCCATAGCAGTGGAGTTCATTAAGCTCCATCTCTTTGAGAGCGTTGAGGGGCTTGCCCTAGCGCAGACTCTGATTACCCTTCCACTGGCAACTTTCATTCTTCAAGGGACTTTCTCCTCAATACCGTCAGACCTAGAGAATCAAGCCAGGGTCGATGGTGCGGGCCTACTGAGAAGGTTATTCTCGATCCTGTTGCCCATAGCCGCTCCTGGAATAGCAGCTGCCTTCCTAATATCCTGGATGTTCTCCTGGGACGAGTTCACATATGCCATACTATTGATTCCGTATCATTCTACGCTTCCAGTCACCATATACTCTGATGTAACTAGGGGTAACCTGCTCGCAGGAGTTGCGTTTTCCCTGGTCTTCACGATTCCCGTAATAGTATTAACTTTCGCGTTACAAAAGTATCTAAGAGGAGAATATTTGGCAGGGGGGATAAAGGCATGA
- a CDS encoding carbohydrate ABC transporter permease produces MRLTPFLLVLPAVGYIVAFSFFPTIDAVYLSFQDPHGGLSLHNYQELAYFNVGGAVLDTVLVTVGALLIQLALGFLVASVLSREFLGKRALSTITIIPMGVATVVAAITFSFIFQTSGGYANTVLHSLFGINVNWYQTSLSSLLVVMLADSWKNTPIVSLILLAGMSSIPRELYYSAAIDGAGSVRRFIHITLPNLRSFIGVALILRGVQEFNIFALPLILIGDHPPLLTTLVYNLYTTTFPEVGLALAAATVLLGFILVFMGVVIKLTGGRSS; encoded by the coding sequence TTGAGGTTAACCCCTTTTTTACTGGTCCTGCCTGCGGTGGGGTATATTGTTGCTTTCTCTTTTTTTCCCACTATTGACGCCGTTTATCTAAGTTTTCAGGATCCTCACGGGGGATTATCGCTTCATAATTACCAGGAGCTGGCCTACTTTAATGTAGGGGGAGCAGTCTTAGACACAGTTCTCGTCACTGTGGGTGCGCTTCTAATTCAGCTGGCCTTGGGTTTTCTAGTGGCATCGGTATTAAGCAGGGAATTCCTAGGAAAGAGGGCACTTTCCACAATAACTATCATTCCCATGGGCGTGGCTACAGTGGTCGCTGCCATAACCTTTAGCTTCATTTTCCAGACCAGTGGCGGTTACGCCAACACAGTGTTGCATTCCTTATTCGGGATCAATGTTAACTGGTATCAAACTTCCCTATCATCCCTCCTTGTAGTCATGCTAGCTGATAGCTGGAAGAACACTCCTATAGTATCCCTGATTCTCTTGGCAGGAATGTCCTCGATCCCAAGGGAGTTATATTACTCCGCAGCCATAGACGGAGCCGGTTCGGTGAGGAGGTTCATTCACATTACACTACCAAATCTAAGGAGCTTCATAGGTGTAGCCCTCATCCTCAGAGGGGTTCAGGAGTTCAATATCTTCGCTCTTCCCTTAATCTTGATAGGAGACCATCCTCCCCTACTTACCACCTTGGTGTATAACCTCTACACGACCACCTTTCCTGAAGTGGGCCTAGCCCTTGCTGCTGCAACCGTTCTCCTAGGTTTTATCCTGGTCTTCATGGGTGTTGTGATAAAATTGACAGGAGGTAGATCCTCATGA
- a CDS encoding ABC transporter substrate-binding protein — MKSNMRKVIPLLPRVNYKKAVRGIAKSVVIGIVIVIIVIGAVAAIELTSHRTTPPSVTNTSTTTTTPPPVTGNVTITYFDDLSQSEASVMQNVIIPQFEKEYPNIHINYVDEGATDIVKSVEELELSGNVGPVIIGEDNLVIGELLNGNYLMNLTPYTSEILQNVSLIPSMVSLVKYEQSVYHGEFFIPLRGNIPLVWYNATLFQEMGITPPQNWSQLMQVASEIKAKTGVAPIMFQGHGGASTYTELYQWMVQAGGNPFLFNDSGDVLAFEYLYNLSNYFTPGYVHGYWGSYKGLLSGEYYMIDYQWPYIYSTMASEGVNMSHIGFYPGPVGPANGDHLVGGDVLAIPKGATDIPALIDFARFLLSTQVQRDFIIYLSWPAVNQQAYNNLPSNISALYKAEEEAMSNAFFREPVPWITVWGQIADKVFDTIIVDHAPYSQIPSILGQANQEMYNYLVQNYNTTVAQQYEQGVYGPLYG; from the coding sequence ATGAAGTCCAATATGAGGAAAGTGATACCCTTGTTACCGAGAGTTAATTATAAAAAGGCAGTTAGGGGGATAGCCAAATCTGTTGTAATAGGGATAGTAATTGTAATAATAGTTATAGGTGCAGTGGCAGCTATAGAGTTAACAAGTCATAGGACAACGCCCCCAAGTGTAACTAACACCTCAACTACCACAACGACTCCTCCCCCTGTTACTGGGAATGTGACCATAACCTATTTCGACGACCTCTCCCAGTCAGAGGCTTCAGTAATGCAGAACGTAATCATTCCGCAATTTGAAAAGGAATATCCCAACATTCATATCAACTATGTGGATGAAGGTGCAACGGACATCGTGAAGAGTGTTGAGGAGCTTGAGCTAAGTGGTAACGTTGGACCTGTAATAATTGGAGAGGATAACCTGGTTATTGGGGAGCTTCTGAACGGGAACTATTTGATGAACCTCACGCCATACACGAGCGAAATACTTCAGAACGTCTCCCTCATACCCTCAATGGTGAGCCTCGTAAAGTATGAGCAAAGTGTTTACCACGGGGAGTTCTTCATACCATTGAGGGGTAACATACCCCTAGTGTGGTATAATGCAACGCTGTTCCAGGAAATGGGAATAACTCCGCCTCAGAACTGGTCTCAGCTAATGCAGGTAGCCTCTGAGATAAAGGCTAAGACTGGTGTGGCCCCAATCATGTTCCAGGGTCACGGCGGAGCCAGCACCTACACGGAGCTTTACCAATGGATGGTACAGGCTGGAGGAAATCCATTCCTCTTCAACGACTCCGGTGATGTGTTAGCCTTCGAATATCTCTATAACCTCTCCAACTACTTCACTCCGGGTTACGTCCATGGGTACTGGGGTAGCTATAAGGGACTGTTAAGTGGAGAGTATTACATGATTGACTATCAATGGCCCTACATCTATAGCACCATGGCTAGTGAAGGCGTAAACATGAGTCACATAGGCTTCTATCCGGGCCCTGTGGGACCTGCTAACGGAGACCATCTGGTGGGCGGAGATGTCCTGGCCATACCTAAGGGAGCAACCGACATTCCTGCACTAATAGATTTCGCGAGGTTCCTCCTATCGACGCAGGTTCAAAGGGACTTTATCATATACTTGTCCTGGCCAGCAGTAAATCAGCAGGCCTACAACAACTTGCCAAGCAATATCAGCGCATTGTACAAGGCAGAGGAGGAGGCCATGAGCAACGCGTTCTTCAGGGAACCCGTTCCATGGATAACTGTGTGGGGACAGATCGCTGACAAGGTATTTGACACGATTATTGTAGATCATGCACCCTACTCCCAGATACCCAGCATCCTAGGCCAGGCGAATCAGGAGATGTATAACTACCTAGTCCAGAACTATAACACCACTGTGGCTCAGCAATACGAGCAGGGAGTCTACGGTCCATTGTACGGGTGA
- a CDS encoding thiolase family protein, with product MVAVVDAWITPFGKRRESIFDLAKESSLPLVRKYRDVVDFVVVSNSYSGEFNGVSGLNNLISTYLSLEHVPSVRIDNTSGSGGSAVLVGKSLLESGTARAVLVIGVEKMSTMRTREVTSVISSLLPPRERSVGISVPSLASIMTKEYMARYNARREAIAEVAVKNHRNGAKNPFAHIRKEVSLSEVLSSPVVADPLTQYEFCPISDGSASLLLVRDEDALSFTGRPVYIKGIAMGSDSSHITDREDLLEMRSVRRAGELAMRTSKVDRVDFAELHDMATILEIVEAEALGLLKRGEGWRSYLEGETEIHGEMPINTSGGLNSKGHPIGASGIAQLVEAFHQIRGEAGERQVKDARTGLTLSMAGFGNSATVAIVGDEP from the coding sequence ATGGTTGCCGTAGTAGATGCGTGGATTACGCCCTTCGGAAAGAGAAGGGAGAGCATCTTTGACCTGGCTAAGGAGTCCTCTCTGCCACTTGTGAGAAAATACAGGGATGTCGTGGATTTCGTGGTTGTATCAAACTCTTACTCAGGGGAATTTAATGGAGTTTCTGGATTGAACAACCTCATCTCCACGTACCTTTCTCTGGAACACGTTCCCTCAGTTAGGATAGATAACACGAGCGGAAGTGGAGGGAGCGCCGTTCTGGTGGGAAAGAGCCTTCTTGAGTCAGGGACGGCCAGGGCTGTCCTCGTGATAGGTGTGGAGAAGATGTCCACAATGAGGACAAGGGAGGTTACCTCAGTTATTTCCTCCCTTCTGCCTCCTAGGGAGAGGTCGGTGGGGATCTCTGTACCCTCCCTTGCTTCCATCATGACGAAGGAGTACATGGCGAGATATAATGCTAGGAGGGAAGCCATAGCTGAAGTGGCAGTGAAAAACCACAGAAATGGGGCCAAAAATCCCTTCGCCCATATTAGGAAGGAAGTATCCTTGAGCGAGGTTCTCTCATCTCCCGTGGTTGCCGATCCGCTGACTCAGTACGAGTTCTGCCCGATCAGTGATGGTTCAGCATCCCTCCTCCTGGTAAGGGATGAAGACGCGCTCAGCTTCACTGGTAGACCAGTTTACATCAAGGGAATAGCCATGGGTTCTGACTCCTCCCACATAACCGATAGGGAGGACCTACTAGAGATGAGGTCAGTGAGAAGGGCAGGCGAGTTGGCAATGAGAACTAGCAAGGTGGACCGCGTGGACTTCGCCGAGCTTCACGACATGGCCACCATCCTGGAGATTGTGGAGGCAGAGGCGTTGGGTCTACTCAAGAGAGGAGAGGGGTGGAGATCTTACCTGGAGGGGGAGACCGAGATTCACGGTGAGATGCCCATTAACACCAGTGGTGGGCTCAACTCTAAGGGCCATCCCATAGGTGCCAGCGGAATTGCTCAACTGGTGGAGGCGTTCCATCAGATCAGGGGAGAGGCAGGCGAGAGGCAGGTAAAGGACGCGAGGACTGGGTTAACCTTGAGCATGGCTGGTTTCGGTAACTCTGCCACAGTCGCGATAGTGGGTGATGAGCCGTGA
- a CDS encoding PhlB family protein — translation MIVYVCNSCGKAYFEPRGICQCGSDSFREEERETTRIHCVKLMVPPAGFPDQVEFCLSQAKGTKVFEIVRSA, via the coding sequence GTGATAGTCTACGTGTGCAACTCATGTGGTAAGGCCTATTTCGAGCCAAGGGGAATCTGCCAGTGCGGGTCAGATAGCTTCAGGGAAGAGGAAAGGGAGACCACGAGGATACACTGCGTAAAGTTGATGGTCCCGCCTGCAGGATTCCCGGACCAGGTTGAGTTCTGCCTATCGCAGGCTAAGGGAACAAAGGTTTTCGAAATCGTGAGGTCAGCCTAA
- a CDS encoding AMP-binding protein, with amino-acid sequence MDYSSAFATALERPDLYWSPFASALRWFKPWNSVLEGGKWFVNGETNIAHNVLSHEGTALIWYGEDERREITYSELARLTERVVNVMKDKGVTRGDRVAIYMPNLPETIASLLACAKMGVVYSVIFAGLGEQAVKARIQDLSPKLVLTTRYTQRRGQRIPLLGGDVTLERNLTPWEDDFTLPERIEANDPLVIMYTSGTTGRPKGIVLPHGSWMVGHYTVFDIVFSLRPGDVVFTSADVGWITFSRIMYGTLLHGGTLVFMEGAPDHPRDRVRKIMERENPKVFFTSPTLLRLLRSMDLSLPRVEYIATAGEIMDEPSWDYAIRFADRVTDIYGQSETGYVVGTPFSLGVESRKGYAGVPFPGALLETVDENGNRVEGEVGHLVLKSPFPTKFIGVWRNEEKFKEYQRYGGHDTGDLAIVEGGYVKIVGRSDDMIKVAGHRITSGEVEDVVSKVPGVKDASAVGVPDPVKGEKLVLFIVGDADPERVKAEVRSKLGPIYVVDRVVRVPRLPKSRSGKVVRRILRDLLTGKDVDPTILEDPEVVNEVRRSLG; translated from the coding sequence ATGGATTATTCCTCGGCCTTTGCGACAGCTCTGGAAAGGCCAGATCTGTACTGGTCGCCCTTTGCCTCAGCACTAAGATGGTTTAAGCCCTGGAATTCAGTCCTAGAGGGCGGGAAGTGGTTCGTGAACGGGGAGACCAACATTGCGCATAACGTCCTTTCACATGAGGGCACGGCACTAATCTGGTATGGTGAAGACGAGAGGAGAGAAATCACGTACTCCGAGCTGGCCAGGCTGACAGAGAGGGTGGTCAACGTCATGAAGGACAAGGGAGTGACTCGGGGCGATAGGGTCGCAATCTACATGCCAAACCTTCCTGAAACCATTGCCTCACTCCTCGCCTGCGCCAAGATGGGAGTCGTGTACTCCGTTATCTTTGCAGGTCTTGGGGAGCAGGCAGTCAAGGCCAGGATTCAGGACCTCTCACCCAAGCTTGTGCTCACCACGAGGTACACCCAGAGAAGGGGTCAGAGGATTCCTCTCCTCGGTGGTGATGTGACACTAGAAAGGAACCTCACCCCCTGGGAAGATGACTTCACTCTCCCTGAGAGGATTGAGGCAAATGATCCCCTCGTGATAATGTACACCTCCGGTACCACAGGTAGACCTAAGGGGATAGTTCTACCCCACGGCTCCTGGATGGTGGGTCACTACACCGTGTTCGATATCGTGTTTTCCCTGAGACCTGGTGACGTGGTATTCACCTCAGCTGACGTGGGATGGATAACGTTTTCCAGGATCATGTATGGCACTCTTCTTCATGGCGGAACACTGGTTTTCATGGAGGGAGCTCCTGATCACCCTAGGGATAGGGTTAGGAAGATCATGGAGAGGGAGAACCCCAAGGTATTCTTCACATCCCCAACGCTTCTACGCCTGTTGAGGAGTATGGACCTATCCCTGCCTCGCGTTGAGTACATTGCCACTGCAGGCGAGATAATGGATGAGCCTTCCTGGGATTACGCCATAAGGTTCGCCGATAGGGTCACGGATATTTACGGCCAATCCGAGACAGGATATGTGGTGGGGACTCCGTTCTCCCTGGGTGTGGAGTCAAGGAAGGGATATGCCGGAGTTCCGTTCCCTGGAGCACTGCTGGAAACAGTTGATGAGAACGGGAATAGGGTTGAGGGTGAGGTCGGCCACCTAGTCCTGAAGAGTCCCTTCCCCACGAAGTTCATTGGGGTCTGGAGAAATGAAGAGAAGTTCAAGGAGTATCAGAGGTACGGCGGACATGACACGGGAGACCTGGCAATCGTGGAAGGCGGATACGTCAAGATTGTGGGCAGGAGTGATGACATGATAAAGGTCGCAGGTCACAGGATCACCAGCGGAGAGGTGGAGGACGTGGTTTCAAAGGTTCCAGGGGTTAAGGACGCGTCTGCGGTGGGAGTTCCCGACCCCGTCAAGGGGGAGAAACTTGTCCTCTTCATCGTGGGAGACGCAGACCCTGAGAGAGTTAAGGCGGAGGTTAGATCCAAACTAGGGCCAATATACGTGGTTGACAGGGTGGTGAGAGTGCCTAGGCTTCCTAAGTCCAGGAGCGGGAAAGTGGTGAGGAGGATCTTGAGAGACCTACTCACGGGAAAGGATGTAGACCCGACGATACTGGAGGACCCTGAGGTGGTGAACGAGGTCAGGAGAAGTTTAGGCTGA
- a CDS encoding SMP-30/gluconolactonase/LRE family protein → MEPSIYVRSNARLGEGPLWDPRTGTLYWVDIEGGKLHVTRDGKDTVIDAPQMISSLGLTHEPGTLITSAGLTLYKFSGEFTPISSITAEGVRFNDGKCGPKGEFWVGTMDLKEERDLGILYRFNGEFTPLVDHLIISNGMDWFKNVYYLVDSPRKRVYAFRVRDDELESLGAAVDTSDYPGVPDGMTMDSSGLIWVAHYGGGLVTVWEPFSRRPVLEIQMPVKIVTSVVFGGPELNQLFVTSSSRAGEELGGSVFVVETEYRGREPFVCMDFSR, encoded by the coding sequence ATGGAGCCGTCTATTTACGTTAGGAGCAACGCAAGGTTAGGAGAGGGACCGCTGTGGGATCCTAGGACGGGGACTCTTTACTGGGTCGATATTGAGGGAGGAAAACTTCACGTAACAAGGGATGGAAAGGATACCGTCATAGATGCACCCCAAATGATCTCTTCATTGGGCTTAACTCACGAACCTGGGACACTGATCACGTCCGCAGGGTTAACCCTATACAAGTTCTCAGGGGAATTCACTCCCATCTCCAGCATCACTGCGGAAGGAGTTAGATTCAATGACGGAAAATGTGGCCCTAAAGGAGAGTTCTGGGTGGGAACAATGGATCTCAAGGAGGAGAGGGACCTGGGGATCCTTTACCGATTTAACGGCGAGTTTACTCCCCTCGTGGATCATCTAATAATATCCAACGGAATGGACTGGTTCAAGAACGTATACTACCTCGTGGATAGTCCCAGGAAGAGGGTTTACGCCTTCAGGGTTAGAGATGACGAACTTGAAAGTCTTGGAGCGGCTGTGGATACCTCCGATTACCCGGGAGTTCCTGACGGAATGACCATGGACTCCTCCGGGTTAATTTGGGTAGCCCATTATGGAGGAGGGTTGGTGACCGTGTGGGAGCCCTTCTCTAGGAGGCCAGTCCTGGAGATCCAGATGCCTGTAAAGATAGTGACCTCGGTCGTCTTTGGAGGGCCTGAACTTAACCAGCTTTTCGTGACCTCCTCATCTAGGGCAGGGGAAGAACTAGGCGGTTCGGTGTTTGTGGTGGAGACGGAGTACAGGGGACGTGAACCCTTCGTGTGCATGGACTTCTCACGGTGA